GGTGGTCGCCACCGACGCGCCACTCTCCGCCGCCGGTTGTCGGCGACTGGCAGTGGTATCGCACGATGGTTTGGCCCGGGCGATCCGGCCGGCGCATTCGCCGCTGGATGGCGACACGATGTTCGCCGTTGCGACCGGCCGACGTCCGGTGCCGACGCCCGGGCTGCCGGTTCCGCCGGCGTTCCCGGTCGAGTTGCCGATGTTGACGCAGTTGTGCGCAGTGGTCGCCGACGTCGTCGAGCGGGCGGTCGTGGACGCGGTCGTCGCGGCCACCGGGTTGTCCGGGGTGCCGGCATATCGGGACGTCCTGCCGAGTGCTTTCCCGAGCGGCGCGCCGGCCGATCCGGAATAGCCTGGGGTGGCGAGCTGTTGTCGGACGAACACAGGCCGAGTACCGGTCGACGGAGGAGGTCACGGTTCGGTGGGGTTGGTGATCAGGTCGGATCTGGTGGCCGCGATGGTGAAGCACGCGCGCGCCGACCATCCGGACGAGGCGTGCGGGCTCATCGCCGGACCCGCCGGCAGTGACCGGCCCGAGCGATTCGTCGCGATGACCAATGCGGAGCGCTCGCCCACGTTCTACCGGTTCGACTCCGGCGAGCAGCTGCGGTTGTGGCGGGAGATGGATGCCGCCGACGAGGTGCCGGTGGTGCTGTACCACTCGCACACCGCCACCGCCGCGTACCCGAGCCGCACCGATATCTCCTACGCAGCCGAGCCGGACGCGCACTACGTCGTGGTGTCGACCCGGGATCCGGACCGGCATGAGCTGCGCAGTTACCGCATCGTCGACGGTGTGGTAACCGAGGAGGACGTCCAGATCGTCGGTGCGTATTGAACAGTGTCGGTGCGTACCGAACAGCGTCAGTGCGTACCGAACTCGGCTATCGCACATACCGAAGGAGTAACGATGTCCGTGACCGTGTCCGTTCCCACCGTGCTGCGGCCGCACACCGGCGGTGCGAAACGCGTGCAGGCCACCGGATCGACCGTCGCCGAGGTGATCGACGATCTGGACGCCAACTACGCGGGGTTGAAAGACCGGTTGGTCCAAGACGGCAAACTCTTGCGGTTCGTCAACGTCTACGTCAGCCAGGACGGGGTGGATGAAGACATCCGCTTTTCCGGTGGGCTGGCGACGGTCGTCGCGGACGGAGCGACCGTGACCATCCTGCCAGCCGTCGCCGGCGGCGACCGATCGCATACCGTCGCCGGCGGCTAGCGGGGTGGCCCGTTACGACTCGCTGATCGACTCGCTCGGGAACACGCCGTTGGTCGGATTGCAGCGGCTGTCGCCGCGCTGGACCGACGACGGTACCGACGAGCCGCATGTCCGGTTGTGGGCGAAGCTGGAGGATCGCAACCCGACCGGTTCGATCAAGGATCGGCCGGCGCTCGCGATGATCGAGCAGGCCGAGGCCGACGGTCGCCTCCGGCCAGGCGTCACGATCATGGAGCCGACCAGCGGAAACACCGGAATATCGTTGGCCATGGCGGCCAAGCTGAAAGGTTATCGGCTGATCTGCGTGATGCCGGAGAACACCTCTGCCGAACGCCGCCAGCTGCTCACCATGTACGGCGCCGAGATCATCGATTCACCCGCTGCCGGCGGCTCGAACCAGGCGGTCGCCCTGGCCAAGCAGA
Above is a genomic segment from Skermania piniformis containing:
- a CDS encoding Mov34/MPN/PAD-1 family protein, translated to MVKHARADHPDEACGLIAGPAGSDRPERFVAMTNAERSPTFYRFDSGEQLRLWREMDAADEVPVVLYHSHTATAAYPSRTDISYAAEPDAHYVVVSTRDPDRHELRSYRIVDGVVTEEDVQIVGAY
- a CDS encoding MoaD/ThiS family protein; protein product: MSVTVSVPTVLRPHTGGAKRVQATGSTVAEVIDDLDANYAGLKDRLVQDGKLLRFVNVYVSQDGVDEDIRFSGGLATVVADGATVTILPAVAGGDRSHTVAGG